One genomic window of Prochlorococcus sp. MIT 0801 includes the following:
- the scpB gene encoding SMC-Scp complex subunit ScpB produces the protein MSESIQISLPAKIEAILYLKGRPTSSKEMAELLDKDIAEIEKALWELKAGYAQRDTSLEINENKSHYSLELRQGLGELVQDLLPADLSIATLRTLATVALKKKILQSELVDLRGSGAYDHIKELVEKNFVERRRQKDGRSFWLTLSEKFHQTFSVLPEPDQAEDKKAA, from the coding sequence ATGAGTGAGAGCATACAAATTTCATTACCAGCGAAGATTGAGGCAATCCTCTATCTCAAAGGAAGGCCAACATCATCAAAAGAGATGGCTGAATTACTGGATAAAGATATTGCTGAAATTGAAAAAGCACTTTGGGAACTTAAGGCTGGATACGCTCAGCGTGACACTTCTCTAGAAATAAACGAAAACAAAAGTCATTACAGCTTGGAATTAAGGCAAGGGCTAGGTGAGTTGGTTCAAGATCTCCTTCCAGCAGATTTATCGATTGCGACATTAAGAACATTGGCGACTGTTGCACTCAAAAAGAAAATACTCCAATCAGAGTTGGTTGATCTCAGAGGATCTGGCGCATACGATCACATTAAAGAGCTTGTAGAAAAAAACTTCGTTGAAAGAAGGCGGCAAAAGGATGGACGTTCTTTCTGGTTAACTCTCTCAGAAAAATTTCATCAAACATTTTCAGTGTTACCTGAACCAGATCAAGCAGAAGACAAAAAGGCGGCGTAA
- the psb29 gene encoding photosystem II biogenesis protein Psp29, whose product MSVRATISDSKSDFHKEFPYVIPAIYRKLADELLVELHLLSHQKNFKKDSIFSTGLKEVFSKFTSGYKPREHITKLFDAICNCNGFNPTEINNSSEQLVSKAKSFTKEDLNDFLAKMTSDKKEYDYYSRINAIGIYKLVREMALFKDVKEEEINKEINEISKSLGYQYSRVEKDISMYKSNIEKMKQALEIIALNIKTK is encoded by the coding sequence TTGAGCGTTAGAGCAACAATTTCAGACAGCAAATCTGATTTCCATAAGGAATTTCCTTATGTCATACCAGCGATTTATAGAAAGCTTGCAGATGAGCTGCTAGTAGAACTTCACCTGTTGAGTCATCAGAAAAACTTTAAGAAAGATTCAATTTTTTCTACAGGCTTAAAAGAAGTATTTAGTAAATTCACAAGTGGGTATAAACCTAGAGAACATATTACAAAGCTATTCGACGCAATCTGTAATTGCAATGGTTTTAATCCTACGGAGATAAATAACTCCTCAGAACAATTAGTTAGCAAGGCGAAATCATTTACAAAAGAAGATTTAAATGATTTTCTAGCAAAAATGACCAGCGATAAAAAAGAATATGACTACTATAGTCGTATAAATGCTATCGGTATATATAAGTTGGTCAGAGAAATGGCGTTATTTAAGGATGTAAAAGAAGAAGAGATTAATAAAGAAATAAATGAAATATCGAAGTCGCTGGGCTACCAATATTCAAGGGTTGAGAAAGATATAAGTATGTATAAGTCTAATATTGAAAAGATGAAACAAGCTTTAGAAATTATCGCATTAAACATAAAAACCAAATAA
- a CDS encoding nucleoside triphosphate pyrophosphohydrolase family protein: MELNDYQRESRKTALYPDVGSNAIYPTLGLVGEAGEVADKVKKILRDKKGVFDKDSKDAIKFELGDVLWYISQLSSELGYELEDVAHANLQKLNSRKSRGKIQGSGDDR, from the coding sequence ATGGAATTAAATGATTACCAAAGAGAATCTCGTAAGACAGCTCTTTATCCTGATGTTGGTAGCAATGCTATTTATCCAACCTTAGGTCTTGTTGGTGAAGCAGGGGAGGTTGCTGACAAAGTAAAGAAAATTCTAAGAGACAAAAAGGGTGTATTTGATAAAGATAGTAAGGATGCAATTAAATTTGAACTAGGTGATGTTCTTTGGTACATATCCCAGCTCTCTAGTGAGCTGGGATATGAATTGGAAGATGTAGCTCATGCAAACCTACAAAAGCTCAACAGCCGAAAATCTCGAGGAAAAATCCAAGGTAGCGGCGATGATCGATGA
- a CDS encoding YggT family protein, which translates to MGYEIIPTILLVLLKTLGIYSTILIIRVLLTWFPNLDMSNPILVNLCAITDPYLNFFRGIIPPLAGLDLSPILAFVVIRVVQGILGNAAALAMGGFQMYG; encoded by the coding sequence ATGGGCTACGAAATTATTCCGACAATTCTTCTTGTACTTTTAAAAACACTTGGAATTTATTCAACAATATTAATCATTAGGGTTTTGCTGACATGGTTCCCAAATCTTGATATGAGTAATCCCATACTTGTAAATTTGTGTGCTATTACTGATCCTTATCTAAATTTTTTCAGAGGAATTATACCTCCATTAGCAGGCTTAGATTTATCTCCTATTTTAGCTTTTGTTGTTATTAGAGTCGTTCAAGGAATTCTAGGAAATGCAGCTGCATTGGCGATGGGAGGATTTCAAATGTATGGATAA
- the secD gene encoding protein translocase subunit SecD, with protein MGKKNYWFLFVIIFAIFSIFICTNIPFQLGLDLRGGSQLTLEVQPTREITKITPSEIEGVKAVLDKRVNGLGVSDSQLQTVGTNQLLLELPGEQDPSGAAKVLGETALLEFRIQKNGTAAQLRDLQTQRNSVESIINLLEENNNSSQLLKEININNDINQLFEKYNIQSDQILDLVEFNILRNKISTEIAGLFEPTSLTGQYLINAGRRQDQNTNNWEVTLSFNNDGGELFADLTKSIAGTSRLLGIVIDGISYSEASVGKQFETAGITGGAATISGNFTADDARNLEVQLRGGALPLPIEIIQIRTIGPSLGTQNIRLSLFAALTGLFFVAIFMIFIYKLAGFVAVLALSCYSLFTLSIYALLPVTLTLPGIAGFILSIGMAVDANVLIFERLKEELLNGNTLIRSIDASFKNAFSSIIDGHLTTLISCITLFYLGTGFVKGFAATLGIGVVLSLFTALTCTKAILKFLMSFQGLRKISNFIYANQIPPTSINVQ; from the coding sequence ATGGGCAAAAAGAATTACTGGTTTCTTTTCGTTATCATTTTTGCAATATTTAGTATTTTTATATGTACTAATATTCCTTTCCAATTAGGTTTGGATCTACGAGGAGGTAGTCAACTAACTCTAGAGGTTCAGCCTACTAGGGAAATTACAAAAATTACTCCTAGCGAAATAGAAGGAGTTAAGGCTGTTCTTGATAAGCGGGTAAACGGCTTAGGAGTTTCAGATTCTCAACTTCAAACTGTAGGAACAAATCAATTGTTATTAGAACTGCCCGGGGAACAAGATCCTTCAGGGGCAGCGAAAGTATTAGGAGAAACTGCTCTATTGGAATTCAGAATACAAAAAAATGGTACAGCTGCTCAATTAAGAGATTTACAAACTCAACGAAATAGTGTTGAGTCTATAATTAACCTATTGGAAGAGAATAATAATTCATCTCAGTTATTAAAGGAGATCAATATTAACAATGATATTAATCAGTTATTCGAAAAATATAATATTCAATCTGACCAAATATTAGATTTAGTTGAATTTAATATTTTAAGGAATAAAATAAGTACTGAAATAGCAGGTCTTTTTGAACCAACATCATTAACCGGTCAGTATTTGATAAATGCAGGCAGACGACAAGATCAAAATACTAATAATTGGGAGGTCACTTTAAGCTTCAATAATGATGGCGGAGAATTATTTGCAGATCTCACAAAATCCATCGCTGGCACTTCTCGATTGCTTGGAATTGTTATTGATGGGATCTCATATAGCGAAGCAAGTGTCGGTAAGCAATTTGAAACTGCAGGTATTACTGGAGGGGCCGCAACTATAAGCGGTAATTTTACTGCTGATGATGCTAGGAATTTAGAAGTTCAATTAAGGGGAGGTGCATTACCTCTACCTATTGAGATAATTCAAATAAGAACAATAGGCCCTTCTCTAGGTACACAAAATATTCGTCTAAGTCTTTTTGCTGCTCTAACAGGCCTGTTTTTTGTAGCTATTTTTATGATCTTTATCTATAAACTAGCTGGTTTTGTTGCCGTCTTGGCATTATCTTGTTATTCGCTATTCACTCTCTCTATTTATGCACTACTCCCAGTAACTCTTACTCTTCCAGGTATAGCTGGATTTATATTAAGTATAGGAATGGCCGTTGACGCCAATGTTCTTATTTTTGAAAGATTAAAGGAAGAACTACTCAACGGAAATACTTTGATTCGGTCAATAGATGCAAGTTTTAAAAATGCCTTTTCATCAATAATTGATGGTCATTTAACTACTTTAATAAGCTGCATTACGTTATTTTATTTAGGAACTGGATTTGTTAAAGGTTTTGCAGCCACCTTAGGTATTGGGGTTGTGTTGAGCTTATTTACTGCCTTAACATGTACAAAAGCAATATTGAAGTTCCTAATGAGTTTTCAAGGTCTTCGAAAAATCTCTAACTTTATTTATGCTAATCAGATACCACCAACATCTATCAACGTTCAATAG
- a CDS encoding DUF2103 domain-containing protein, whose amino-acid sequence MGRLVQNHSTNIEGLIKWLKKIASIDEIKTVTPASLSKTNGRGEKLDIKVTVKTKEGYKLLARKGKLVQEVFLVTRLDESEIKRIIEKTNPKSYRKKKGS is encoded by the coding sequence ATGGGAAGACTTGTTCAAAACCACAGCACAAATATAGAAGGCTTAATTAAGTGGTTGAAAAAGATTGCATCAATCGACGAGATAAAAACAGTTACACCTGCCTCGCTATCAAAGACTAATGGAAGAGGAGAGAAACTTGATATAAAAGTTACTGTTAAAACAAAAGAAGGTTACAAGCTCCTAGCCAGGAAAGGTAAACTTGTACAAGAGGTCTTTCTCGTTACAAGGTTGGATGAAAGTGAAATTAAAAGAATAATTGAAAAAACTAATCCAAAGTCTTATCGGAAAAAGAAAGGTTCTTAG
- a CDS encoding ABC transporter permease, which produces MKRKLRLTETTGMAIKNLKSNKFRSLLTMLGIVIGNASVITLVGVGRGAQNLAENQLSNLGANVLFVVPGSNDTRRRGVAFPKNLVLKDAKAIEEQVPTVKRVAPQITSNEVIQTGSKSTSSSISGVTNDFLIVRSFEIAKGRFINEQDTKGAKNVVVIGPDLEDKLFNKKEGLGERIRIKDQSFEIVGVMKPKGAVFGSNQDENAYIPLSTMVSRITGKDPTYGISLSFISVEAINENSIKAAKFQITNLLRQRHKIIRDDDFAVRSQKDALQIVSTITGGLTLLLAAIGGISLIVGGIGIMNIMLVSVSERTEEIGLRKALGARRLDISTQFLIESLILSSLGGIAGTGLGLTAVKIVSLLSPLPATIGFGTVFITVFISGTIGLTFGVLPAKRAARLDPITALRSL; this is translated from the coding sequence ATGAAAAGGAAGCTCCGTCTAACTGAAACAACGGGAATGGCAATAAAGAATCTTAAATCTAATAAGTTTAGAAGTTTATTAACAATGCTTGGAATAGTGATTGGAAATGCTTCTGTTATAACGCTTGTAGGAGTTGGAAGAGGGGCACAGAATCTTGCAGAAAATCAATTAAGCAATCTAGGTGCAAATGTTTTATTCGTTGTACCAGGTAGTAATGACACAAGAAGAAGAGGAGTAGCTTTTCCAAAAAACCTTGTTCTTAAAGATGCAAAAGCAATAGAGGAGCAAGTGCCAACTGTTAAAAGGGTAGCTCCACAAATCACTTCAAATGAAGTCATTCAAACTGGTTCTAAAAGCACGAGTAGTTCTATTTCAGGAGTAACAAATGATTTTTTAATTGTAAGAAGCTTTGAAATTGCTAAAGGCCGATTTATTAATGAGCAAGATACAAAAGGGGCCAAAAATGTAGTTGTTATTGGACCAGATCTTGAAGATAAGCTGTTCAATAAAAAAGAAGGTTTAGGGGAGAGAATAAGAATAAAAGATCAGTCTTTTGAAATTGTTGGAGTAATGAAGCCTAAAGGTGCTGTTTTTGGAAGCAATCAAGATGAGAACGCTTATATTCCTCTATCAACGATGGTTAGTAGAATTACTGGTAAAGATCCAACTTATGGTATAAGTCTTAGTTTCATAAGCGTTGAAGCAATAAATGAAAATTCAATAAAGGCAGCAAAATTTCAAATAACAAATTTATTGAGGCAAAGACACAAAATAATTAGAGATGATGATTTTGCTGTTAGATCACAAAAAGATGCATTACAAATAGTATCTACGATTACGGGTGGTTTAACATTATTGCTAGCTGCGATAGGGGGGATATCATTAATAGTTGGAGGGATAGGAATTATGAATATAATGTTGGTCTCTGTAAGCGAAAGAACCGAAGAAATAGGGCTTAGAAAAGCTTTAGGGGCGAGGAGATTAGATATTTCAACACAATTCCTAATAGAGTCATTAATTCTATCTAGCCTGGGTGGAATAGCAGGAACAGGCTTAGGACTCACAGCAGTAAAAATCGTATCTTTATTATCACCTTTGCCTGCAACAATTGGATTTGGAACTGTATTTATAACTGTTTTCATATCAGGTACAATAGGTTTAACCTTTGGTGTTCTTCCAGCAAAAAGAGCTGCAAGGCTAGATCCAATTACCGCGCTAAGAAGTTTATAA
- the secF gene encoding protein translocase subunit SecF, with protein MKANLKVQIYKNRKYVWFVSFSLCLISIIGMLICLKSSSIKAPLNLGLDYTGGTQIILERSCTDDCISINTSEISNNIVALKKEDKSFSLNTSPNLSRSQIQLLDNSQLISIRLPFLSADQSESVVAEVNKHFGPFKNENTSVEIIGPSLGKRLLKSSLISLFFAFLGIALYINFRYDRRYSFLALFALLHDILIVCGVFAWLGYFFNVEVDSLFAVSLLTIAGYSVNNTVVVFDRIREKSSMENQLSFKYQIDKAVGATLTRTLYTSLTTLLPLICILIFGGSTLYWFAFSLLIGVIIGSWSSIALAPSMLSITSNKNLD; from the coding sequence ATGAAAGCTAATTTAAAAGTTCAAATCTATAAAAATAGAAAATATGTTTGGTTTGTTTCATTCTCCTTATGTTTGATTTCAATAATTGGTATGCTAATTTGCCTTAAAAGTTCTTCTATTAAGGCTCCTTTAAACCTTGGTTTAGACTATACGGGAGGAACTCAAATAATCTTAGAGAGGAGTTGTACTGATGATTGTATTAGCATAAATACAAGTGAAATTTCTAATAATATAGTCGCTTTAAAAAAAGAGGATAAAAGTTTCAGTTTAAATACATCTCCTAACTTATCCAGATCACAAATTCAATTGCTTGATAATTCACAATTAATATCAATTAGGCTTCCATTTTTGTCTGCAGATCAATCTGAGTCTGTAGTGGCAGAGGTTAATAAACATTTTGGCCCATTTAAAAATGAAAATACTTCAGTTGAAATTATTGGTCCAAGTCTTGGTAAGCGATTACTTAAAAGCAGTTTAATTTCTTTATTCTTTGCTTTTCTTGGAATAGCTTTATATATTAATTTTAGATATGATCGAAGATACTCATTCTTAGCATTATTTGCTCTTTTGCATGACATACTTATTGTTTGTGGTGTATTTGCTTGGCTGGGATATTTTTTTAATGTAGAGGTCGACTCCTTATTTGCTGTTTCTCTTTTAACCATTGCAGGGTATTCAGTAAACAATACTGTTGTTGTTTTTGATAGGATCAGAGAGAAAAGTTCAATGGAGAATCAATTAAGTTTTAAATATCAGATTGATAAAGCCGTTGGCGCAACATTAACAAGGACTCTATATACAAGTCTTACAACACTTCTTCCATTAATATGTATATTGATTTTTGGAGGATCAACATTGTATTGGTTTGCATTTTCTTTGTTAATCGGCGTTATAATTGGATCTTGGTCGAGTATAGCTTTAGCCCCTTCAATGTTATCAATAACAAGTAATAAAAACCTTGATTGA
- the petN gene encoding cytochrome b6-f complex subunit PetN, whose amino-acid sequence MIFTLGWASLAAIFTFSIAMVVWGRNGDGSIDI is encoded by the coding sequence ATGATCTTTACTTTGGGATGGGCTTCATTAGCTGCGATTTTCACTTTTTCTATAGCAATGGTTGTTTGGGGCAGAAACGGTGATGGTTCTATTGATATATAG
- the ftsH gene encoding ATP-dependent zinc metalloprotease FtsH, giving the protein MDKKWKVIALWVIPITIVVLITFQIIGSSSNTQVNQASTSNPSRNAPVAKISYGRFLDYVKAGRVTSVDIYEGGRNAIVESVDPEIDNRVQRLRVDLPGLAPELVSSLKEEGISFDIHPPRTAPAGIGILGNLLFPIILIGGLILLSRRSNSMPGGPGQAMQFGKTKARFAMEAETGVKFDDVAGVNEAKQDLEEVVTFLKQPERFTSVGAQIPRGVLLVGPPGTGKTLLAKAIAGEAGVPFFSLSGSEFVEMFVGVGASRVRDLFKRAKENSPCLIFIDEIDAVGRQRGAGIGGGNDEREQTLNQLLTEMDGFEGNSGIIIIAATNRPDVLDSALMRPGRFDRQVTVDAPDISGRLSILKVHSRNKKLEKDLTLESIARRTPGFTGADLANLLNEAAILTARRRKDQIGLSEIDDAVDRIIAGMEGTPLVDGRSKRLIAYHEVGHALIGSLVKDHDPVQKVTVIPRGQAQGLTWFSPDDDQSLISRAQLKARIMGALGGRAAEDIIFGREEVTTGAGGDVQMVASMARQMVTRFGMSSLGPVSLEGDSQEVFVGRSLMNTSDISDGISKQIDEQVRLIVKKCYSETLELVEKNRSAMDKLVEILIEKETMDGDEFCKILSQYTTIPEKDRFIPVLPDTK; this is encoded by the coding sequence ATGGATAAGAAATGGAAGGTTATAGCTCTTTGGGTGATTCCAATAACAATAGTAGTTTTAATTACGTTCCAAATTATTGGCTCTTCATCCAATACTCAAGTAAATCAAGCGAGTACCTCTAATCCATCAAGAAATGCACCGGTTGCAAAGATAAGCTATGGAAGATTTCTTGATTACGTAAAAGCAGGAAGAGTCACTTCTGTCGACATTTACGAAGGTGGTAGAAATGCAATAGTCGAGTCAGTTGACCCCGAAATTGATAACAGAGTTCAACGATTAAGAGTTGATCTCCCAGGCTTAGCGCCTGAATTAGTTTCCTCACTCAAAGAAGAGGGAATAAGTTTTGACATTCATCCACCTAGAACAGCACCAGCAGGAATTGGAATTCTCGGCAACCTCCTTTTTCCAATAATTCTGATAGGAGGATTGATTCTACTTTCAAGAAGATCAAACTCAATGCCAGGGGGACCAGGACAAGCAATGCAATTTGGTAAAACAAAGGCAAGGTTTGCAATGGAAGCTGAGACTGGTGTCAAATTCGATGATGTAGCGGGAGTAAACGAAGCCAAACAAGATTTAGAAGAAGTGGTCACTTTTTTAAAACAACCTGAAAGATTTACATCTGTAGGAGCTCAAATTCCAAGAGGTGTTTTACTAGTTGGTCCTCCAGGAACTGGTAAAACTCTCTTAGCTAAGGCTATTGCAGGAGAAGCAGGAGTACCATTTTTCTCCCTTTCTGGCTCAGAATTTGTAGAAATGTTTGTTGGTGTGGGTGCTAGTCGTGTCAGAGATTTATTTAAAAGAGCAAAAGAAAATAGTCCATGTTTAATTTTTATTGACGAAATCGATGCAGTAGGGAGACAGAGGGGAGCTGGAATTGGAGGTGGAAATGATGAAAGAGAGCAAACACTCAATCAACTTCTAACTGAGATGGATGGATTTGAGGGTAATAGTGGAATTATCATCATCGCAGCAACTAATAGACCAGATGTTCTTGACTCAGCATTAATGAGGCCAGGTAGATTCGATAGACAAGTAACCGTTGACGCACCAGACATATCAGGGAGATTATCAATTCTTAAAGTTCACTCAAGAAATAAAAAATTAGAAAAGGATTTAACTTTAGAGAGCATTGCAAGAAGAACGCCTGGTTTCACAGGCGCTGATTTAGCCAATTTGCTAAACGAAGCAGCTATTCTCACAGCCAGAAGAAGAAAGGATCAAATAGGTCTTTCTGAAATTGATGATGCAGTTGATCGCATCATTGCGGGTATGGAAGGAACACCTTTAGTAGATGGAAGAAGCAAGAGACTCATCGCTTACCATGAGGTTGGTCATGCCTTAATTGGATCTTTAGTAAAAGATCACGATCCTGTACAAAAAGTAACTGTTATCCCAAGGGGACAAGCACAAGGTTTGACATGGTTCTCTCCAGATGATGATCAGTCTTTAATAAGCAGAGCACAATTAAAAGCAAGAATTATGGGAGCTCTTGGTGGTAGAGCTGCTGAGGATATTATTTTTGGTAGAGAAGAAGTTACAACTGGGGCAGGAGGAGACGTGCAAATGGTCGCATCAATGGCAAGGCAAATGGTTACGAGGTTTGGGATGAGCAGCCTCGGCCCAGTCTCTTTAGAAGGTGATAGTCAAGAAGTATTTGTAGGAAGAAGCTTAATGAACACATCTGATATATCAGATGGAATTTCAAAGCAAATAGATGAACAAGTCAGATTAATAGTTAAAAAGTGCTATAGCGAAACACTTGAATTAGTCGAAAAGAATAGATCAGCTATGGATAAATTAGTTGAAATATTAATCGAAAAGGAAACTATGGATGGTGATGAATTCTGCAAAATATTATCTCAATATACTACTATCCCTGAGAAAGATAGATTTATTCCTGTTCTTCCAGATACAAAATAA
- the clpP gene encoding ATP-dependent Clp endopeptidase proteolytic subunit ClpP has product MIPIVIEESGRGERAFDIYSRLLRERIVFLGEPVTSESANRIVAQLLFLEADDPDKDIFLYINSPGGSVYDGLGIFDTMQHVKPDIHTVCVGLAASMGAFLLCAGKKGKRSSLLHSRIMIHQPLGGARGQASDIRIQADEILFIKDKLNKELSDRTGQPIERIKEDTDRDFYMSPSEAIEYGIIDNVFNKRPVNSV; this is encoded by the coding sequence ATGATTCCAATAGTTATTGAAGAATCTGGAAGAGGAGAAAGAGCCTTTGATATTTATTCAAGGCTTTTAAGAGAAAGAATAGTTTTTTTGGGAGAACCAGTAACAAGTGAGTCTGCTAACCGAATTGTTGCTCAACTCCTTTTCCTTGAGGCTGACGATCCAGATAAAGATATTTTTCTCTATATCAATTCTCCAGGTGGATCTGTTTATGACGGCCTTGGGATTTTTGACACAATGCAACACGTAAAGCCTGATATTCATACCGTTTGCGTTGGACTCGCTGCAAGTATGGGAGCCTTTCTGCTTTGTGCAGGAAAAAAAGGAAAGCGAAGTAGCTTGCTCCATTCAAGAATAATGATTCATCAGCCACTCGGAGGTGCAAGAGGTCAAGCGAGTGATATAAGGATCCAGGCTGATGAAATCTTGTTTATAAAGGATAAATTAAACAAAGAATTGTCTGATAGAACGGGACAACCTATTGAGAGGATTAAAGAGGATACAGACAGAGATTTTTATATGTCTCCATCTGAAGCCATCGAATATGGAATTATTGATAACGTATTTAATAAAAGGCCTGTAAATTCAGTATGA
- a CDS encoding glycosyltransferase family 39 protein produces the protein MQIPLSNVINYKKIKVVVINFFLKNKRIILPFFFVLFFISLYFLIDFSTQSLVAHDEGLYARRARLIESSANWFSPPFTSPHHKTLGSYWFIALSIRLFGNSELALRLPSILSSFLCLITSYLIALKITNSKSALISLFSLSSMPLWIQYSRYASPDLPFVLCILLVILFFLKSLDSSEYRIHYFYLFCSGLFISTSFFIRSYMAFVPFIGLLPFIFYHLYRKEFTSTLLFFTGIALGAIPTFLNLYFSFQKFGISGITSLFHFAKKQAIGEFASNNLILLPLNFLYLTFPIGLLLLILFVFTKSNLKARYPLLIYFYPLSSLILLLFMSTSYPHYYLFLLPSLSIIFGNYITFNSSRFSFSYSTIRYLLFFILLLISSILLFSILKYTDLVILYSKGSPLLVYILISLILLSYLTSLRFLFDIEYLNSNLTNFFYNIIIPQYISLSLLFNFGVLGNPNYNTKLFLKDTGVSEIINSNTIYLFSVDSKVQTLLSYYLPSSRIVDDYEIISKYKYVITSNANLLGKLNLNKIFVTVKKFDNHLLLMNIAE, from the coding sequence ATGCAGATTCCTCTATCTAATGTTATTAACTATAAGAAGATTAAAGTAGTAGTCATAAATTTTTTTTTAAAGAATAAAAGAATTATTTTACCTTTCTTTTTTGTTCTTTTTTTTATATCACTTTATTTCCTTATCGATTTTTCTACTCAAAGTCTTGTCGCTCATGATGAGGGACTTTACGCAAGAAGAGCAAGATTGATTGAATCCTCTGCTAATTGGTTTTCCCCCCCATTCACATCCCCTCACCATAAGACATTAGGCAGTTATTGGTTTATAGCATTATCTATAAGGTTGTTTGGAAATAGTGAACTAGCTCTAAGGCTTCCAAGTATTCTTTCTTCTTTTCTTTGCTTGATAACCTCGTATTTAATAGCATTAAAAATTACAAATAGTAAGTCTGCATTGATTTCTTTGTTCTCACTTTCATCAATGCCATTATGGATTCAATATTCAAGATATGCGAGTCCAGACTTGCCATTTGTGCTATGTATTTTATTAGTTATTTTATTTTTCCTTAAATCACTAGATTCTTCTGAATATAGAATTCATTATTTTTATTTATTCTGTTCGGGACTTTTTATTTCTACATCTTTCTTTATTAGAAGTTATATGGCCTTTGTTCCTTTTATAGGACTATTACCTTTTATTTTTTATCATCTATATAGAAAAGAATTTACTTCTACACTTTTATTTTTTACTGGAATAGCTCTAGGGGCTATACCCACATTTCTCAATCTTTATTTTTCTTTTCAAAAGTTTGGCATCTCTGGAATTACATCCCTTTTTCATTTTGCTAAGAAACAGGCTATTGGTGAATTTGCTTCTAACAATTTAATACTTTTACCTTTGAATTTTCTTTATTTAACATTTCCTATTGGACTATTACTTCTTATTCTTTTTGTATTTACTAAATCTAATCTTAAGGCCAGATATCCATTATTGATTTATTTTTATCCTCTTTCATCTTTAATCTTATTATTATTTATGTCTACATCATATCCTCATTATTATCTTTTTCTTCTACCTTCTTTATCCATAATCTTTGGTAACTACATAACATTTAATTCATCTAGATTCTCGTTCTCATACTCTACTATAAGATATCTACTCTTTTTTATCCTTTTACTAATATCATCTATTCTATTATTTTCTATTCTTAAATATACAGACTTAGTTATTCTTTATTCAAAGGGTTCTCCTTTATTAGTTTATATTCTTATCTCATTGATATTGTTATCCTACCTTACTTCACTTAGATTTCTATTTGACATTGAATATCTAAATTCTAATCTAACTAATTTCTTTTACAATATAATCATACCTCAATATATTTCTTTATCATTATTGTTTAATTTTGGTGTACTAGGTAATCCTAACTATAATACAAAACTTTTCTTGAAAGATACTGGTGTGTCAGAAATAATAAACTCTAATACCATTTACTTATTCAGCGTTGATAGTAAGGTTCAGACTTTACTTTCATATTATTTGCCATCCTCTAGGATTGTAGATGATTATGAAATAATTAGTAAATATAAATATGTAATTACTTCTAATGCTAATTTATTAGGAAAATTAAATCTTAACAAAATCTTTGTTACTGTTAAAAAATTTGACAATCACTTATTATTAATGAATATTGCTGAATAA